In Nitrosopumilus sp., the genomic stretch CAATCAATTACTAACGTACAACAGGAATACCTACAAGCATATGAAAACATAGTAGATTCAACCATCACACTACAAAAAGAATATGTAAAGAAAGCAGGTATTGCAGCAAATATTCCTGAAACAACACTAAAAGTAATTCATGATACAACTGAAGAATTTGTAAAGGCTACTTCTATACAGAATCAAGTAGCACTTGCAACTATCGATGCAACACAACAAAACATCAAAACATTCAACGATAATGCAAAATCTTTTGCTGACCTAAACAGAAATATTCTACAATCATGGATTTCTGTATTCACTACAAAGAATAACTAGAAAGAATTTTTTTCTTTTTCCTTTTTTATGATCTTTCAGCTAGCCATTGTCCAAGCTCTGGTAATACCTTCTTTTGTGACAATGAACTTGCAATCATTCCCACATGGCCTGTTGGATACATTCTCAATGTTTTATCTTCACTCCCAATAGCATAATGCAAAGGCATACTGCATTCCGGTGATACTAGATGATCTCCTACTGCAACTTGTGTAAATACTGGCATGTCAATTTTTTTTAAATCAATTCTTTGCCCCTGTATGTACATCTTGTTTTGAATCAATAGGTTGTCTTGATAGATGTCTTTAATCCACTGTTTGAATAATTCGCCTGGAATTGGTGGTGTATCTCCTAACCATTTTTCGACTCTTAGAAAATTATCTACAAATTGCTTGTTGTCTATATTTTTAAAAAATTTGACGTATTTTTCTATTCCCTGTTCAAATGGTTTGAGAACTGAAAAACAATAATACATGAACTCTGGAGGCATGTTTCCAATAATTTCTACCATTTTATCTACATCCATATGCTTTGCTAGATTACTAATTACAGTGGTATCTCGCCATCCGTCAATTACCGGTGCAGTAGCAATGTAGTTTTTTACACTTTCTGGATGCAATGATGTGTATGCCGTAGCAATTGTTGCTCCAGTACAATATCCTTGTAATGAAATTTTTTCATTTGATGATTCATTTTTGATATATTCTACATAGGAATCCAAGTATCCGTTTACATAATCATCAAAATCAAGATATTTGTCCATACTAGTTGGTGTTCCCCAATCTAACATGTATACATCGAATCCTTGTTGAAGTAAATTCCTCACCCAACTTTTTTCTGGTTGAATATCTAGTATGTGATATCTGTTAATCAGTGCATATGAAATCAATAATGGTGTTTTATGTTGTTTATCAGTGATTGATCTAT encodes the following:
- the phaC gene encoding class III poly(R)-hydroxyalkanoic acid synthase subunit PhaC, coding for MQSESKIDPKIIEEILKFSKNVINAPKLVSAPDEIVLEVTPHDIVQEMDKTRLIHYRSITDKQHKTPLLISYALINRYHILDIQPEKSWVRNLLQQGFDVYMLDWGTPTSMDKYLDFDDYVNGYLDSYVEYIKNESSNEKISLQGYCTGATIATAYTSLHPESVKNYIATAPVIDGWRDTTVISNLAKHMDVDKMVEIIGNMPPEFMYYCFSVLKPFEQGIEKYVKFFKNIDNKQFVDNFLRVEKWLGDTPPIPGELFKQWIKDIYQDNLLIQNKMYIQGQRIDLKKIDMPVFTQVAVGDHLVSPECSMPLHYAIGSEDKTLRMYPTGHVGMIASSLSQKKVLPELGQWLAERS